A stretch of Vigna angularis cultivar LongXiaoDou No.4 chromosome 4, ASM1680809v1, whole genome shotgun sequence DNA encodes these proteins:
- the LOC108331913 gene encoding serine/threonine-protein kinase CTR1 yields MPHRTTYIFPRQFPERGLDESSKQLLDQEKKKIVNSIKHDTFNVESGTPNKPLPTKENDVVLSSAKHSAFSDLFAAGEKFRTKQKQIAAFCDWLIDKKVSHSGHHQGHGCEGDLLLPRETTIKDAAVDQSFDRQVSLPRLSSGSSYAGSLFSGTTFDCNFSSGIKEETSSSRTLTTIAAPRHKDDEEEEVEEESMEKLAKKSKESYILQLTLAKRLNFLASLVTEPVLTPGTETWDAISVSYRLWVSGCLSYTDKISDGFYNILGMNPYLWVMCNDVEDGRRIPTLMSLKAVEPSETCMEVVLVDRREDSRLKLLQDKAQELYCASENTLVLVEQLGKLVAIYMGGMFPVEQGDLHKRWKLVSKKLRILHKCVVFPIGSLSTGLCRHRAILFKRLADYVGLPCRIARGCKYCVADHRSSCLVKIKDDKQLSREYVVDLVGEPGNVHGPDSSINGAYVSSMPSPFQICHLKESQSTFMDDMASSESAGSIDRPVNPENLPYSGCGNNDQQAKETDLLRSSIYGSVDQICEVTEPSLIPFGLEGNDEECSVISSVLPTIHEDDSKILHPDIEASLNEYPSLREDVVQLQEISNNEIIVNGSSVVKSSFKRSILGSSSQSELKQVDNRSENKGCLPSGNIPRYLSLEPSLAMDWLEISWEDLRIKERVGAGSFGTVYRAEWHGSDVAVKVLTVQDFHEDQLKEFLREVAIMKRVRHPNVVLFMGSVTKRPHLSIVTEYLPRGSLYRLIHRPASGEILDKRKRLRMALDVAKGINYLHCLKPPIVHWDLKSPNLLVDKNWTVKVCDFGLSRFKANTFIPSKSVAGTPEWMAPEFLRGEPSNEKSDVYSFGVILWELVTMQQPWSGLSPAQVVGAVAFQNRRLAIPPNISPALASLMESCWADDPSERPSFGSIVESLKKLVKSPAELIKMGDT; encoded by the exons ATGCCTCACAGAACCACATACATTTTCCCGCGTCAATTCCCGGAGCGAGGGTTGGATGAATCTTCCAAACAGCTGTTAGatcaagagaaaaagaaaatcgtCAACTCAATCAAACATGACACGTTTAACGTCGAAAGCGGCACTCCGAATAAACCGCTTCCGACTAAAGAAAATGACGTCGTTCTCTCCTCCGCTAAGCACTCCGCATTCTCCGACCTGTTCGCCGCCGGAGAGAAGTTCCGGACTAAACAAAAGCAAATCGCCGCGTTCTGCGATTGGCTAATCGACAAGAAAGTCAGCCACTCCGGCCACCACCAAGGCCACGGCTGTGAAGGTGACCTACTTCTTCCGCGGGAAACCACCATCAAGGACGCTGCCGTTGACCAGAGCTTTGACCGGCAGGTTTCGCTGCCGAGGCTATCGAGCGGGAGCAGCTATGCTGGAAGCTTGTTTTCGGGGACGACGTTTGATTGCAATTTTTCCAGCGGAATTAAGGAGGAAACGTCGTCGTCTCGCACTCTCACTACTATTGCTGCCCCGAGGCACAAGGAtgatgaggaagaggaggtggaggaagagagcATGGAGAAGTTAGCGAAGAAGTCGAAAGAGAGCTACATCTTGCAACTCACGTTAGCGAAGAGGCTCAACTTTTTGGCTAGCCTCGTCACTGAACCTGTTCTCACTCCAGGAACTGAAACCTGGGATGCCATATCCGTTTCTTACCGCCTATGG GTGAGTGGATGTTTATCTTACACAGACAAGATATCTGACGGGTTTTATAACATACTGGGGATGAATCCATATCTTTGGGTGATGTGTAATGATGTCGAGGACGGTAGAAGGATACCTACTTTGATGTCGCTCAAAGCGGTTGAGCCCAGCGAAACTTGTATGGAGGTGGTGCTTGTTGATAGACGCGAGGACTCTCGCTTGAAGCTGCTTCAAGATAAGGCGCAAGAGTTGTATTGTGCTTCTGAGAACACCTTGGTGTTAGTGGAGCAGCTAGGGAAACTGGTAGCCATTTATATGGG GGGTATGTTCCCGGTGGAGCAAGGCGATCTTCACAAGCGCTGGAAACTGGTTAGTAAGAAGTTGAGGATTTTGCACAAGTGTGTTGTGTTTCCCATTGGCAGCCTGTCTACTGGACTTTGTAGGCATCGGGCAATACTTTTTAAG AGATTGGCAGATTACGTAGGTTTGCCCTGTCGTATAGCTCGTGGTTGCAAGTATTGTGTTGCAGATCATAGATCTTCTTGCCTAGTCAAAATTAAGGATGACAAACAGCTCTCAAG GGAGTATGTGGTTGACCTAGTTGGGGAACCGGGAAATGTCCATGGACCAGATTCCTCAATAAATGGAGCATATGTTTCTTCAATGCCTTCCCCGTTTCAAATTTGTCACTTAAAAGAATCACAATCAACTTTTATGGATGACATGGCAAGTTCTGAATCCGCAGGTTCCATTGACAGACCTGTTAATCCTGAAAATCTTCCGTATTCAG GCTGTGGAAATAATGATCAACAAGCTAAAGAAACTGATTTGCTGAGAAGCTCCATTTATGGTTCAGTTGATCAAATCTGTGAAGTTACAGAACCATCTCTAATTCCTTTTGGATTAGAAGGGAATGACGAGGAATGCTCAGTTATTAGTTCGGTTTTGCCTACCATCCATGAAGATGATTCTAAAATTCTCCATCCAGACATCGAAGCATCACTAAATGAATATCCAAGCCTTAGGGAAGATGTAGTACAATTACAAGAAATTTCCAACAATGAGATCATTGTAAATGGAAGTTCTGTGGTGAAAAGTAGTTTCAAGAGATCTATACTTGGTTCATCCAGCCAGTCAGAACTGAAACAGGTAGACAATAGAAGTGAAAACAAGGGTTGTTTACCTTCTGGGAATATTCCAAGATATTTGAGTCTTGAACCATCACTTGCAATGGACTGGCTTGAGATATCTTGGGAGGATTTACGAATTAAAGAGCGTGTTGGTGCTG GTTCATTCGGTACAGTGTACCGTGCTGAATGGCATGGATCG GATGTTGCAGTCAAGGTTTTAACAGTTCAGGATTTCCATGAAGATCAGTTGAAGGAGTTCCTGAGAGAG GTTGCAATAATGAAGCGGGTTCGCCATCCGAATGTGGTGCTCTTCATGGGCTCTGTTACAAAACGCCCCCATCTATCAATAGTGACAGAGTATTTGCCTAG GGGTAGTTTATACCGCCTGATACACAGACCAGCATCTGGTGAAATTCTGGACAAGAGGAAGAGACTGCGGATGGCATTGGATGTG GCTAAAGGAATCAATTATCTCCACTGTCTGAAACCTCCAATTGTGCACTGGGATCTCAAATCCCCAAACTTGTTAGTGGATAAAAATTGGACTGTGAAG gTTTGTGATTTTGGATTGTCCAGATTTAAGGCAAACACTTTCATACCGTCCAAATCAGTTGCTGGAACA cCCGAGTGGATGGCTCCAGAATTTCTTCGTGGAGAACCCTCCAATGAGAAATCTGACGTATACAGTTTTGGAGTTATCCTGTGGGAACTTGTGACCATGCAACAGCCATGGAGTGGACTTAGCCCTGCACAG GTAGTTGGAGCTGTTGCTTTCCAGAATAGGAGGCTGGCTATCCCTCCAAACATCTCCCCAGCATTGGCCTCCCTCATGGAATCTTGTTGGGCGGA TGACCCTAGTGAGAGGCCATCTTTTGGTAGCATAGTTGAGTCACTAAAAAAGCTGGTAAAATCTCCGGCAGAACTGATAAAGATGGGAGATACATAG